A region from the Azotosporobacter soli genome encodes:
- the prmA gene encoding 50S ribosomal protein L11 methyltransferase, with protein MKWAEISVQTTHEATEAVADLFHDLGASGVVIEDPDLINSYRQSGTWDYCDIPEELETEVVTVLAYLPVDEELEDKLRRFEDSFMGLVHHGIERGRGQIKWKEVLEEDWESSWKDYFHPVKVGEIIVIKPSWEEYQAQEGEIIIELDPGMAFGTGTHHTTAMCCRLLEEVIHKGETVFDVGTGSGILAVAAAKLGASHIRAVDFDGVAARVAQENVDINKVGDVVTVSQGDLLTGIEGQADVVIANIVADIIIRLLPEIPKRLKTGGRFVASGIIEERLADVTAAVLAQGMTVDKVVEEGGWVAMVMTVEA; from the coding sequence ATGAAATGGGCAGAAATTAGCGTGCAAACGACTCATGAAGCCACGGAAGCGGTAGCGGACTTGTTTCATGATTTGGGAGCCAGCGGTGTGGTTATCGAAGATCCGGATTTGATCAATTCGTACCGGCAATCCGGCACCTGGGATTATTGTGATATTCCCGAGGAACTGGAAACGGAAGTCGTAACGGTATTGGCCTATTTGCCGGTCGATGAAGAACTGGAAGATAAGTTGCGTCGTTTTGAAGACTCCTTTATGGGCCTCGTTCACCATGGTATCGAACGCGGCCGCGGTCAGATCAAATGGAAGGAAGTCTTGGAGGAAGACTGGGAGTCATCCTGGAAAGACTACTTTCATCCGGTAAAAGTCGGTGAAATCATTGTTATTAAGCCCTCCTGGGAAGAATACCAAGCACAAGAGGGAGAGATCATCATTGAATTGGACCCGGGCATGGCTTTTGGTACGGGGACGCATCACACCACGGCGATGTGTTGCCGTTTGCTCGAAGAAGTGATTCACAAAGGCGAAACGGTCTTTGATGTTGGAACGGGTTCAGGAATTTTGGCGGTAGCTGCTGCAAAGCTCGGTGCTTCACATATCAGGGCGGTCGACTTTGACGGCGTTGCGGCAAGAGTGGCGCAGGAGAATGTCGATATCAACAAGGTGGGCGATGTTGTTACCGTGTCACAAGGCGATCTGCTGACGGGAATTGAAGGACAGGCGGATGTCGTGATTGCAAATATTGTAGCTGACATTATTATCCGTTTGTTGCCGGAGATCCCTAAACGTTTAAAAACCGGCGGTCGTTTCGTTGCCAGCGGTATCATCGAAGAGCGCTTGGCTGATGTCACGGCGGCGGTCTTGGCACAAGGCATGACGGTGGATAAAGTCGTCGAAGAAGGCGGCTGGGTTGCCATGGTCATGACTGTGGAGGCTTGA
- the mtaB gene encoding tRNA (N(6)-L-threonylcarbamoyladenosine(37)-C(2))-methylthiotransferase MtaB, whose product MPRVAFTTLGCKVNQFETDSMAGLFRQRGYELVDFDADADVYVINTCSVTHLGEKKSRQLIRRAIRRNPTAVVAAVGCYSQMSPDQVAAIEGVSVVIGTQERQRIVELVEEAAREHGKITAVGDIMQSDLFEDIPLFSAPGRTRAFLKIQEGCTNFCSYCIIPYARGPLRSRPLDSVRREVAKLVEAGFQEVVFTGIHLGAYGRDLADDLSLTDALEAALEEPGLQRLRLSSLESVEVSPKLIELMCNDSRLCAHLHLPLQAGEDGILKAMNRHYTTAEYRRLIDCIRSQVPGIAISTDLIVGFPGESEASFEQALSFVSSMGFAKMHVFPYSRRNGTPAATLGGQIEEEVKRARVQSVQQLAERMAKEYQNAFIGQQLEVLVESQKDGIAEGLTSNYLRVYFPAEADVLKRRCLVQLEKTYKDGLWGNLA is encoded by the coding sequence GTGCCACGCGTTGCATTTACAACATTAGGTTGCAAAGTGAATCAATTTGAGACCGATAGCATGGCGGGACTTTTTCGCCAGCGCGGTTATGAACTTGTCGATTTTGATGCGGATGCGGATGTCTATGTGATAAACACCTGCTCGGTCACACATTTGGGAGAAAAAAAATCACGCCAATTGATTCGCCGCGCTATTCGACGAAATCCGACGGCTGTTGTTGCGGCGGTAGGCTGCTATTCACAGATGTCGCCGGATCAGGTTGCGGCAATCGAAGGGGTCAGTGTTGTCATTGGAACGCAGGAACGGCAACGAATTGTCGAACTGGTTGAAGAAGCGGCGCGTGAACATGGCAAAATTACCGCAGTCGGCGACATCATGCAGTCGGATTTGTTTGAAGACATTCCACTCTTTTCGGCGCCTGGACGGACGCGCGCTTTTTTAAAGATCCAGGAAGGTTGCACGAACTTTTGCTCTTATTGCATCATTCCCTATGCAAGAGGACCACTCCGATCGAGACCGCTTGACAGCGTACGGCGTGAAGTCGCCAAGTTGGTGGAAGCCGGTTTTCAGGAAGTGGTGTTTACGGGTATCCATCTGGGGGCCTATGGCCGCGATTTAGCGGACGACCTTTCACTGACGGACGCGTTGGAAGCTGCGCTAGAGGAACCAGGTCTGCAGCGTTTGCGACTCAGTTCTTTGGAGTCGGTAGAAGTTTCTCCGAAATTGATTGAGCTAATGTGTAACGACAGCCGGCTTTGTGCGCACTTGCATCTACCTCTGCAGGCGGGGGAAGACGGGATTTTAAAAGCGATGAATCGCCATTATACGACCGCGGAATATCGAAGGTTGATCGACTGTATACGCAGCCAGGTACCAGGGATTGCGATCTCCACGGATTTGATCGTCGGTTTTCCGGGCGAAAGCGAAGCCAGTTTTGAACAGGCGTTGTCTTTTGTCTCTTCGATGGGCTTTGCTAAGATGCATGTTTTTCCCTATTCGCGTCGGAACGGTACGCCAGCGGCCACTCTTGGCGGACAGATTGAGGAAGAGGTTAAGCGTGCACGGGTGCAAAGCGTGCAGCAGCTTGCCGAGCGGATGGCGAAAGAATATCAAAATGCATTCATCGGCCAGCAGCTGGAAGTGCTGGTGGAATCGCAGAAGGATGGAATCGCCGAAGGGCTGACCAGCAACTATCTGCGCGTTTATTTTCCGGCAGAAGCGGATGTCTTGAAAAGACGCTGTCTGGTGCAGCTTGAAAAAACGTACAAGGATGGCTTATGGGGGAATTTGGCTTAA
- a CDS encoding TCP-1/cpn60 chaperonin family protein → MNLKQAGGGADVDERMAALLTNANAVRAITAAVEGTIGPKGLDTMLVDRFGEVVITNDGVTILDKMDVNHPAARMLINIAKAQQAEVGDGTTTATIMAGGLVSEGVNQVLRGVPVAKVIEGVRYGVAKALEQVKERARQVHDLTEPVLHNIAMIAGREYQDIAELVVKAAELIGRDKLAEDHFKLSDTIIAQEGAANEVFMGVIVDRERMNQEMPKRVTQAKVLVIDDALEPEEIGGEALSTEAGFKRYVDLQDEFKTNLQKIIELGVKVVLVDRGVHDSADELLADAGILVVQRVANKDLRRAAEHVGARMIKRTGLKKDACDIARYLGMADAIFEDEKLNHIRLLGGSGKPMATILVGASTAEVVGERERIAKDAASSVQAAIKGGYVPGGGSLEIAISREVAASRDGLKGMSTYGVDCVASALRCPLEQIVENAGYNPLEKVEEVVLAQLEQQTDSLGIDCDSGLVVDMLENGVVDPALVKLHAIKAAGEVAIAILRIDTIIKKRDENSGANTAPNTEAVIPDF, encoded by the coding sequence GTGAACCTGAAACAGGCAGGGGGGGGCGCCGACGTAGATGAACGTATGGCGGCTCTATTGACGAATGCGAATGCGGTCCGCGCGATTACGGCGGCTGTGGAAGGAACGATCGGCCCTAAAGGCTTGGATACGATGCTGGTGGATCGGTTTGGCGAAGTCGTCATTACCAACGACGGCGTTACGATCCTCGACAAGATGGATGTGAACCATCCGGCAGCCAGGATGTTGATTAATATCGCCAAGGCGCAACAGGCGGAAGTCGGTGACGGAACGACCACGGCGACGATCATGGCCGGCGGTCTGGTTTCCGAAGGTGTCAATCAGGTCTTGCGCGGCGTGCCGGTTGCAAAAGTGATTGAAGGGGTTCGCTACGGCGTGGCCAAGGCGCTCGAGCAAGTGAAGGAACGCGCGCGTCAGGTACACGATTTGACGGAGCCGGTTTTGCATAATATTGCGATGATTGCCGGGCGCGAATATCAGGACATTGCGGAGCTTGTCGTTAAAGCGGCGGAATTGATCGGTCGCGATAAGCTGGCGGAAGATCATTTTAAACTCTCGGATACGATTATTGCGCAGGAAGGCGCTGCGAATGAGGTCTTTATGGGTGTCATTGTCGACCGCGAGCGGATGAACCAGGAAATGCCGAAGCGGGTGACGCAGGCGAAGGTGCTGGTCATTGACGATGCGCTCGAGCCGGAAGAAATCGGCGGCGAAGCGCTCAGCACCGAAGCCGGATTTAAACGCTATGTGGATCTGCAGGATGAGTTCAAAACCAATCTGCAAAAGATTATCGAACTGGGTGTCAAAGTGGTTTTAGTGGATCGCGGTGTGCATGATTCGGCGGACGAATTGTTGGCGGATGCCGGCATTCTTGTCGTGCAGCGTGTAGCAAACAAGGATTTACGCCGCGCGGCGGAGCATGTTGGCGCAAGGATGATCAAGCGAACTGGCTTGAAGAAAGACGCCTGCGATATTGCAAGATATCTCGGTATGGCCGATGCGATCTTTGAAGATGAAAAGCTCAATCATATCCGTTTGCTGGGCGGTTCGGGAAAACCGATGGCGACGATTCTGGTCGGCGCATCGACGGCAGAGGTCGTCGGAGAACGGGAACGGATCGCTAAAGATGCGGCATCAAGCGTTCAGGCGGCGATAAAAGGCGGTTATGTGCCTGGTGGCGGTTCGCTTGAAATTGCCATCAGCCGTGAAGTGGCGGCTAGTCGTGACGGACTGAAAGGCATGTCTACTTACGGTGTCGATTGTGTGGCCAGTGCGTTGCGCTGTCCGCTGGAACAGATTGTTGAAAATGCAGGCTATAATCCGCTGGAAAAAGTCGAAGAAGTTGTGCTAGCGCAGCTTGAACAGCAGACGGATTCTCTAGGCATCGATTGCGACAGCGGGCTGGTCGTCGATATGCTGGAAAACGGCGTCGTTGATCCGGCGCTGGTTAAATTGCATGCGATTAAGGCGGCCGGTGAGGTGGCGATCGCGATCTTGCGCATCGATACGATCATCAAGAAGCGAGATGAGAATTCCGGAGCGAATACGGCCCCGAATACTGAGGCCGTCATACCGGATTTTTGA
- the hrcA gene encoding heat-inducible transcriptional repressor HrcA produces MLDKRKKIILHAIVDDYISTAEPIGSRTIARKYDLGVSPATIRNEMADLELLGYLEQLHTSSGRIPSGKGYRFYVDSLLAPTQISDKEVTLVKNWYQAKARRLDEVFQETARLLSRMTRNISLVLAPQFGQCNFKYLQFMPFDETRAILLIVTDTGMVENKVIDLPQGMRVEDLQRLANMMNQRLSGLSLDQIESSILREIKEDLLAEAKVVDDAMKVIRQALRGEKQDRVYLGGTTQLLNQPEFRNLEKVRMLLDMLEEEPLLCDLLQQRQQETDSGVVVTIGEENSYRGIQDCSMVQATYRIGGQVVGSVAVLGPTRMDYGKIMSIMDYVHTHLEEMLKDYKA; encoded by the coding sequence ATGCTGGATAAACGGAAAAAGATCATTTTGCATGCGATTGTAGATGATTATATTTCTACGGCAGAACCTATCGGCTCACGGACCATTGCGCGAAAGTATGACTTGGGCGTCAGCCCGGCTACGATCCGCAACGAAATGGCTGACTTGGAACTATTGGGTTATCTCGAGCAGTTACACACCTCTTCGGGCCGGATTCCCTCCGGTAAGGGCTATCGCTTCTATGTCGATTCACTGCTGGCGCCCACGCAAATATCAGATAAAGAAGTCACGCTGGTCAAGAATTGGTATCAGGCGAAAGCAAGACGACTGGATGAGGTGTTTCAGGAAACCGCGCGTTTATTGTCGCGCATGACGCGAAACATATCCTTAGTTCTGGCGCCGCAGTTTGGGCAATGTAATTTTAAGTATTTACAGTTTATGCCGTTTGATGAGACTAGGGCCATCTTACTGATTGTTACCGATACCGGCATGGTTGAAAACAAAGTGATCGATTTACCACAAGGTATGCGGGTCGAAGACTTGCAACGCCTGGCCAATATGATGAACCAAAGGCTATCGGGTCTTTCTCTCGACCAAATTGAATCATCGATCCTACGTGAAATTAAGGAGGATCTGCTGGCGGAGGCCAAGGTCGTCGATGACGCGATGAAGGTTATCCGGCAAGCGCTGCGTGGCGAAAAGCAAGACCGCGTCTATCTGGGTGGGACGACGCAACTTTTGAATCAGCCCGAGTTTCGTAACCTCGAGAAGGTGCGGATGTTGCTTGACATGCTGGAAGAAGAACCTCTTCTCTGCGATTTGTTGCAGCAGCGTCAGCAAGAGACGGACAGCGGCGTAGTGGTTACCATTGGTGAAGAAAATAGTTACCGCGGCATCCAGGATTGCAGTATGGTGCAGGCTACATACCGTATTGGCGGACAGGTAGTCGGCTCGGTGGCGGTTCTTGGCCCGACACGGATGGATTATGGGAAAATTATGTCGATCATGGATTATGTGCATACGCATTTGGAAGAAATGCTAAAGGATTATAAAGCATAA
- the rpsU gene encoding 30S ribosomal protein S21 translates to MSEVRVGKNETIDSALRRFKRTCQKAGTLAEIRKREHYEKPSVKRKKKSEAARKRRFN, encoded by the coding sequence ATGTCGGAAGTACGGGTTGGCAAAAATGAAACTATTGACAGTGCACTCCGCAGATTCAAGCGCACATGCCAGAAGGCGGGAACCCTGGCTGAAATAAGAAAACGCGAGCACTACGAAAAACCTAGCGTCAAGCGCAAAAAGAAATCCGAGGCTGCACGCAAACGCAGATTCAACTAA
- a CDS encoding 16S rRNA (uracil(1498)-N(3))-methyltransferase has protein sequence MRRFFIAQPVEPRVSINGSDARHIAKVLRLQPESEVDVVGNDGRAARMIITALTSQQIELDFKQWLVEEKEPPVRVILAQGLAKGDKMDYIVQKAVELGVSEIVPLALDRCVVRYEGKKQQDRVARWQNIAVEAAKQCRRSAIPEVRDIIALRELLTELPPDTAAIMLYEAENKQGLKDMLRSCAAKEYLLLIGPEGGFTPREADLCREYGVSSATMGPRILRTETAASAALAVLMYEHGDLGG, from the coding sequence GTGAGACGGTTTTTTATTGCGCAACCAGTCGAACCGCGAGTGAGTATCAATGGTTCTGATGCGCGTCATATTGCGAAAGTGCTCAGACTCCAGCCGGAGTCTGAAGTCGATGTGGTCGGTAATGACGGTCGCGCCGCACGCATGATTATTACTGCGCTTACGTCGCAGCAGATTGAACTTGATTTTAAGCAGTGGTTGGTTGAAGAAAAAGAACCGCCGGTAAGGGTGATTCTGGCTCAGGGACTGGCTAAAGGCGATAAAATGGATTATATCGTACAGAAAGCGGTCGAACTTGGAGTGAGCGAAATCGTTCCTCTGGCGCTCGACCGCTGCGTCGTGCGCTATGAAGGAAAAAAGCAACAGGACAGGGTCGCGCGTTGGCAAAATATTGCCGTTGAGGCTGCAAAACAGTGTCGACGCAGCGCAATTCCTGAAGTGAGGGACATTATCGCTTTACGGGAATTATTGACGGAATTGCCGCCGGATACGGCGGCAATTATGCTGTACGAAGCGGAGAACAAACAAGGATTGAAAGACATGTTGCGCAGCTGCGCCGCTAAGGAGTATTTGTTGCTGATCGGTCCGGAGGGCGGTTTTACGCCGCGAGAGGCGGATTTATGCCGGGAATACGGCGTCTCGTCCGCGACGATGGGACCGCGTATTTTGCGGACGGAAACGGCCGCGTCGGCTGCTTTAGCAGTGCTTATGTATGAACATGGAGATCTGGGGGGCTGA
- the dnaJ gene encoding molecular chaperone DnaJ, producing the protein MSKRDYYELLGVSKSASEDEIKKAFRKQARKYHPDMNRENPKEAEEKFKEINEAYEVLSNADRRAQYDQFGHAAFDGSSGGQGGFSGDFGGGFNDIFDMFFGGGGGFGGRRQPGPEQGSDLRFDMEITFEQAAFGVETEVQIPRTEDCKTCSGTGAAAGTQPETCPQCKGTGQVQVVQNTPFGRMVNARVCDRCHGEGRIVHTPCKDCSGRGKVKVKRKIKVKVPAGVDNGSRLRISREGEAGMRGGPPGDLYVYLYVKKHALFSREGNEVICEVPISFVQATLGDEIQVPTLDGNVSLKVPEATQSGTVFRLKGKGIPFLRGNGRGDQHVRVKVLTPQKLTERQKELLKEFAQISGENVNPEQKNFFKKVKDAFGV; encoded by the coding sequence GTGAGTAAACGTGATTATTATGAATTGCTTGGTGTGAGTAAGTCCGCCTCGGAAGATGAAATAAAAAAGGCGTTCCGCAAGCAGGCGCGTAAATATCATCCGGATATGAACCGCGAAAACCCAAAAGAAGCAGAAGAAAAATTTAAAGAAATCAATGAAGCGTATGAAGTGCTATCCAATGCGGATCGGCGCGCGCAATACGACCAGTTTGGCCATGCTGCCTTTGACGGCTCCAGCGGCGGTCAGGGCGGATTCAGCGGCGATTTTGGCGGTGGATTTAACGATATTTTCGACATGTTTTTTGGCGGCGGCGGTGGTTTTGGCGGTCGACGTCAACCAGGACCAGAACAGGGCTCTGATTTGCGCTTCGATATGGAAATCACTTTTGAGCAGGCTGCCTTTGGCGTTGAAACAGAAGTGCAAATTCCTCGGACGGAGGATTGCAAGACTTGTAGTGGCACAGGCGCTGCGGCTGGGACGCAGCCGGAAACTTGTCCGCAATGTAAAGGAACAGGACAGGTGCAGGTCGTGCAGAATACTCCGTTTGGCCGAATGGTCAATGCGCGGGTTTGCGACCGGTGCCATGGCGAAGGACGCATTGTACATACGCCGTGTAAGGATTGCAGCGGCCGCGGCAAGGTCAAGGTAAAACGCAAAATCAAGGTTAAAGTTCCTGCTGGTGTTGACAATGGCTCTCGTTTACGCATCTCGCGTGAAGGGGAGGCGGGGATGCGCGGCGGTCCGCCCGGCGATTTATATGTATATTTATATGTCAAGAAGCATGCGTTGTTTTCGCGTGAGGGCAATGAAGTCATTTGTGAAGTGCCGATCAGTTTTGTGCAGGCGACGCTTGGTGATGAAATCCAGGTGCCGACCCTTGATGGAAATGTTAGCCTAAAAGTGCCGGAAGCGACGCAGTCGGGAACCGTCTTTCGTTTGAAGGGCAAGGGGATTCCTTTCCTGCGCGGCAATGGGCGCGGTGACCAACATGTCAGAGTTAAGGTACTGACGCCGCAAAAGCTTACGGAGCGACAAAAAGAGTTGCTGAAAGAGTTTGCTCAGATCAGCGGTGAAAACGTCAACCCGGAGCAGAAAAACTTTTTCAAAAAAGTGAAGGATGCGTTCGGGGTATAA
- the dnaK gene encoding molecular chaperone DnaK, producing MGKVIGIDLGTTNSCVAVMEGGEPIVIANAEGSRITPSVVGFSKTGERLVGQLAKRQAVSNTDGTVSSIKRHMGTDYKVTIEGKGYSAPEISAMILQKLKTDAEAYLGESVTQAVITVPAYFNDSQRQATKDAGVIAGLEVLRIINEPTAASLAYGMDKGEDHTILVFDLGGGTFDVSILELGDGVFEVKATSGNNRLGGDDFDERIMNWLVAEFKKENGIDLSGDRMAMQRLREAAEKAKIELSGVLTTNINLPFVTADQTGPKHLDVTLSRAKFDELTADLVEGTMGPTRQAMSDAGLSPKDIDKVILVGGSTRIPAVQEAIKKAMGKEPHRGVNPDECVAVGAAIQAGVLVGEVKDVLLLDVTPLSLGIETLGGVCTKIIERNTTIPTSKSQVFSTAADNQTSVDIHVLQGEREMASYNKTLGRFQLNDIPPAPRGIPKIEVSFDIDANGIVHVSAKDLGTGKEQKITITSSGGMNKDDIERMVKDAEAHAAEDKKRKEEVEVRNNADSLVYQAEKTVKDMGDKADAALLEKVKAGIETLKESLKGTDNEKIKADTEALTQPLYEMTSAVYNQQGAEGQAEHGAEAHAHGQESGTKKDEKVVDAEYKVVDEDKK from the coding sequence ATGGGTAAAGTAATTGGTATAGATTTGGGAACGACAAACTCCTGCGTAGCGGTGATGGAAGGCGGCGAACCGATTGTTATTGCTAATGCGGAAGGCAGCCGCATCACTCCGTCCGTTGTCGGTTTTTCGAAAACCGGCGAACGCCTAGTTGGCCAGCTGGCTAAACGACAAGCGGTTTCCAACACCGATGGTACTGTCAGCTCAATCAAACGTCATATGGGAACCGACTATAAAGTAACAATTGAAGGCAAGGGGTATAGCGCGCCGGAAATTTCGGCGATGATTCTGCAAAAACTGAAGACCGACGCCGAAGCATATCTGGGCGAGTCGGTAACGCAAGCGGTCATTACGGTTCCGGCTTATTTCAATGACAGTCAGCGTCAAGCTACGAAAGATGCCGGCGTCATTGCCGGACTTGAAGTCTTGCGCATCATCAATGAACCGACCGCGGCTTCGCTCGCCTATGGCATGGATAAGGGCGAAGATCACACGATTTTGGTATTTGACTTGGGCGGCGGCACGTTCGACGTTTCCATTTTGGAACTTGGCGACGGCGTATTCGAAGTAAAAGCGACCAGCGGCAACAATCGACTGGGCGGTGATGATTTCGACGAACGCATTATGAATTGGCTGGTAGCCGAATTTAAAAAAGAAAACGGTATCGATCTGTCCGGCGATCGTATGGCGATGCAGCGTCTGCGCGAAGCGGCTGAAAAAGCGAAGATCGAGTTATCGGGAGTTTTGACGACCAACATCAACCTGCCGTTCGTAACGGCAGACCAAACGGGACCAAAGCATTTGGACGTCACGTTGAGCCGGGCTAAATTCGACGAACTGACGGCCGATTTGGTCGAAGGTACGATGGGGCCGACTCGCCAAGCGATGAGTGATGCGGGACTGAGCCCGAAAGATATTGATAAAGTAATCCTGGTTGGCGGTTCGACCCGAATTCCGGCAGTACAGGAAGCAATCAAAAAAGCGATGGGCAAAGAGCCGCATCGCGGCGTGAATCCGGACGAATGCGTGGCGGTTGGTGCGGCGATTCAAGCCGGCGTATTAGTCGGTGAAGTCAAGGATGTTTTGTTGCTTGACGTAACGCCTCTGTCGCTGGGCATTGAAACCCTGGGCGGCGTGTGCACGAAGATCATTGAACGCAACACGACGATTCCGACCTCTAAGAGCCAGGTTTTTTCGACGGCTGCGGACAATCAAACTTCGGTGGACATTCACGTGCTGCAAGGCGAACGTGAAATGGCATCGTACAATAAGACGTTGGGACGGTTCCAGTTGAACGACATTCCTCCTGCACCGCGCGGTATTCCTAAGATCGAAGTCAGCTTTGACATTGACGCCAACGGCATCGTTCACGTTTCGGCTAAGGATCTGGGCACCGGTAAGGAACAGAAAATTACGATCACGTCTTCCGGCGGCATGAACAAGGACGACATTGAGCGCATGGTCAAGGATGCCGAAGCACATGCGGCGGAAGACAAGAAGCGCAAAGAAGAGGTAGAAGTACGAAATAATGCAGATTCGCTGGTCTACCAGGCCGAAAAAACCGTGAAAGACATGGGCGATAAAGCAGATGCTGCTTTGCTTGAAAAGGTGAAAGCAGGAATTGAAACCTTGAAAGAAAGCTTAAAAGGCACGGACAATGAAAAAATTAAGGCGGACACCGAAGCGCTGACGCAGCCTTTGTACGAAATGACCAGCGCGGTATACAACCAGCAAGGTGCCGAAGGACAGGCTGAGCATGGTGCGGAAGCGCATGCGCACGGCCAGGAATCGGGCACCAAGAAAGATGAAAAAGTGGTTGATGCCGAGTACAAAGTAGTGGACGAGGACAAGAAATAA
- the grpE gene encoding nucleotide exchange factor GrpE has translation MKQLTKKKMEEAKAMEETVDLVDEEQATVETKTVPGVEELTLEVAEKQRLLDEQVNHYKRLQADFENFRRRTRQEKEEMSAFVTQNLILDLLPVVDNFERAMAAAGNQDAANLLTGIEMIYRQLAQTLEKAGLTPVEAVGTAFDPQKHEAVMQVADDSQEAGIILEEFQKGYAVAGKVIRPSMVKVVG, from the coding sequence GTGAAACAGTTGACGAAAAAGAAAATGGAAGAAGCGAAAGCGATGGAAGAAACAGTCGATTTAGTGGATGAAGAACAGGCGACGGTTGAAACAAAAACCGTTCCGGGCGTTGAAGAACTGACGTTGGAGGTCGCTGAAAAACAGCGTTTGCTTGATGAGCAGGTGAATCACTATAAACGCCTGCAAGCGGATTTTGAAAATTTCCGTCGCCGGACAAGACAAGAAAAAGAGGAAATGTCAGCTTTTGTGACGCAAAATCTGATCTTGGATCTCTTGCCGGTCGTTGATAATTTTGAAAGAGCGATGGCGGCGGCAGGCAATCAAGATGCGGCCAACCTGTTGACGGGAATCGAGATGATCTACCGTCAATTGGCGCAGACGCTTGAGAAGGCAGGGCTGACGCCAGTAGAAGCCGTGGGAACCGCGTTTGATCCGCAAAAACATGAAGCTGTTATGCAAGTTGCCGATGACAGTCAGGAAGCGGGGATCATTCTGGAAGAGTTTCAGAAAGGTTATGCCGTAGCCGGCAAAGTGATCCGTCCGAGCATGGTAAAAGTGGTAGGATAA
- a CDS encoding histidine triad nucleotide-binding protein, which yields MSQECIFCKIAAKQIPAQIVYEDEQMLVFRDLNPVAPEHVLLIPKRHIPSLRKMAAEDQPAVNAVMAAVPQVANLLGLTEAGFRLVTNTGEDGGQTVGHLHWHLMGGRKMTWPPG from the coding sequence GTGTCCCAGGAGTGCATATTTTGCAAAATCGCTGCGAAACAAATTCCGGCTCAGATTGTCTATGAAGATGAGCAGATGCTTGTTTTTCGTGACCTCAATCCCGTGGCGCCGGAACATGTACTGCTGATTCCCAAGCGGCACATTCCAAGCTTGCGCAAAATGGCGGCAGAGGATCAACCGGCTGTGAATGCAGTGATGGCGGCGGTTCCGCAGGTGGCGAATTTATTGGGGTTAACGGAAGCCGGGTTTCGTCTGGTGACAAATACCGGTGAGGACGGCGGACAGACTGTTGGTCATCTTCATTGGCATTTGATGGGCGGACGAAAGATGACTTGGCCTCCAGGCTAG